CCCCGCTTGGGATTATCGAGATGCTTGATTCTATTGGGCTTGAGATAAAGGGCGCGAATGCGGTGGTGGTGGGCAGAAGTAACATCGTCGGGAAGCCGGCGGCGCTCCTTCTTCTTCATCGACACGCGACCGTGACCCTCTGCCATTCGAGGACAAGGGATCTTGCGGCGGTCTGCCGTGAAGCGGATATCCTGATCGCGGCGATTGGGAAACCTCAGTTTATCAAGGCGGAGATGGTGAAGGAAGGGGCGACAGTGATTGATGTTGGGATCAACCGCCTTCCGGATGGTCGCCTGGTGGGCGATGTCGATTTTGAAGCAGTTCAGGAAAAGGCCGGGGCCATTACCCTGGTTCCAGGAGGGGTTGGGCCGATGACGATCGCGATGCTCTTATCGAACACGCTCCAGTCGGCAAAATGGTGTATTGGACTGAAATAGGTGTTTACGGATGAAGTACAACTATCCGCTTTGTGTTCATGATCATCTCTGTGAGGATACGGGGGGGATCTGTCCTATTGTCGGTTGCCCGAAGGAACTGGTCAATGGCCCCTGCGGCGGGGTTCGGGACGGCGGAAAATGTGAGGTGATTGAAGACCTGGATTGTGTCTGGGTTAATATCTATAACCAGATGAAAAAAGACAATACCCTGGACAAGTTCCTGAAAATACAAGAGGCCAGAAACACGAATTATTATGCAAGGCTCGTCGAAAGCAAGGAAGAATCCTCATGAAGACTCTTCGGGAGGCCTGTGAATCGGGGGAATTCTTGATTGCCTCTGAGTCTCCTCCTCCGAAGGGGCCCGATATGGGTCGATTCATTGCGCGCGCCGAGAGATTGGTGGGAGTGGTCCACGCGGTCAATGTGACAGACAATCAGGCCGCCGTGATGCGGGCCAGTTCCCTGGCCGTCAGCAAAATTCTCCTCGACATGGGGCATGACCCGGTCTATCAGATCACCGGGCGGGATCGAAATCGTCTTGCGGTCCAGTCCGACCTGCTAGGCGCACAGATCCTGGGGGTCAGGAATGTTCTCTGCCTCACCGGGGACTATGTGACGGTGGGCGACCAAAAGGAGGCCAAGCCGGTCTTTGATCTGGAGTCCGTTCAAATACTGAAGGTTGTTTCCGGTTTGAATCAGGGAATCGACATGGTCGGAAAGGTAGTCAATGGGTCGACCTCCCTGTTTCCCGGAGGGACGGTGACACCCGAGACCGATCCCTTCGAACCTTTATTGATGAAATTCCAAAAAAAGGTCATGGCGGGTGCGCGGTTTTTTCAGACGCAGGCGGTGTTCAACCCAGATCTGTTTGAGCAGTTTATGGTGCAGGCCAGAAATTTGATATAAAAATACTCGCCGGGATTCTCCTCCTGCGCTCCGCGAAAATGGCAAAATTTGTGACGAAAAATATTCCAGGCATCCGAGTTCCAGATTCACATATTCACAAGTTGGAACGCGCGGGACAGGAAGCTGCGTTGGAGGTGGGCCTGGAGATCGCGGTCAAGACGATTGAAGCCATCCGAAAGATGTGTGACGGGGTTCACATTATGGCCATCAATGCGGAAGACCAGATCCCGGTGATCCTTGAACGTGCGGGTCTGCTGCCGGTTTCAAATCGTATGGGAGAGGGTTAAAATGGATCGAATGACGGTTCCCATGATACAGCAGCAAAAGGAGAAGGGAGAAAAAATCTCCGTCCTGACGGCCTATGATTTCCCCTTTGCCAAGCTGGTAGATGAGGCCGGGATTAAAATTATTCTTGTCGGGGATAGTGTCGGAACGGTTGTTCAAGGAGAAGAGAGTACGTTGCCGGTGACGATGGACCAGATGATATATCATACCCGAATAGTTGCACGTGCGGTCAAACAGGCCCTCGTGGTGGGGGATATGCCTTTCATGTCTTATCAGGGGGGCATAGACGCGACGATAGAAAATGCGGGGAGATTTTTAAAAGAGGGTGGGGCCGCCGCAGTCAAACTAGAGGGTGGGGCGGCGGTCGCAGACCGTATTGCGGCATTGACCCGATACGATATTCAGGTGATGGCGCATATCGGTTTGACCCCTCAATCAATTCACCGGATGGGAGGCTACAGGGTGCAGGGTCGGACCCCTTCACAGGCAAAACAGCTTGTGGCGGACGCCAAAGAGGTAGAATCGGCTGGAGCCT
The DNA window shown above is from Candidatus Manganitrophaceae bacterium and carries:
- the folD gene encoding bifunctional methylenetetrahydrofolate dehydrogenase/methenyltetrahydrofolate cyclohydrolase FolD; protein product: MPAKRIDGKMISQRVRDRVKSEVKSISDRVTPGLAAVLVGEDPASRIYVRNKRKKCEEVGIYSEEHPLPESTSEDELLSLIDKLNRDPKIHGILVQLPLPNQIQERRILEAVLPEKDVDGFHYLNVGKLVANEPGFVPCTPLGIIEMLDSIGLEIKGANAVVVGRSNIVGKPAALLLLHRHATVTLCHSRTRDLAAVCREADILIAAIGKPQFIKAEMVKEGATVIDVGINRLPDGRLVGDVDFEAVQEKAGAITLVPGGVGPMTIAMLLSNTLQSAKWCIGLK
- the panB gene encoding 3-methyl-2-oxobutanoate hydroxymethyltransferase, whose amino-acid sequence is MDRMTVPMIQQQKEKGEKISVLTAYDFPFAKLVDEAGIKIILVGDSVGTVVQGEESTLPVTMDQMIYHTRIVARAVKQALVVGDMPFMSYQGGIDATIENAGRFLKEGGAAAVKLEGGAAVADRIAALTRYDIQVMAHIGLTPQSIHRMGGYRVQGRTPSQAKQLVADAKEVESAGAFSVVLEGIPTQVAQEITAAVRIPTIGIGAGPYCDGQVLVLHDLLGLSTRFQPKFVRRYADLSTIASEAFRHFKSDVESGKFPTQEESYP